Proteins from one uncultured Anaeromusa sp. genomic window:
- a CDS encoding HDIG domain-containing metalloprotein, with protein MREYLRYWQTIWLVLTEGRNKPLLWRLSIWCATFFCVFALLGADFALDSMSFRPGDVSDRDVLAPRSISYVDVVKTERLESDVLNSVPTVYDLDGEVLRKAERRVTEIFDAARLALRETNVSKREELLNSMATSSLPKEFLTRLARADAELLEQGEQVSKQALRLILLRGVREEEVEVVRKQLPSETALLTENAAAASLANETARLLMAPNFFQNAKETERRRQQALGSVEPVRETIKKGQMLVRRGDVITPEHIQAMRESGLYHDTDMRKGQFAGLAVLAALVLGLGTFFLYKFIPTVYQDPKRMLLLSLIVTVTLFLGKLAHLYSDYAAPLAAGVLLSTVLLGAKTGFMISVVLGALFGVIAGFDLRPVLMIILGSWMGVFALSRIDHGYSLPRTGIWMALVQAVTVLAIGLLDDLAPGYIGVQTVIAVTNGIASAVITIGLLPYLEQTFSITTPIKLLDFSRPNHPLLQRLLFEAPGTYHHSVLVGNLAEMAAERVGADPLLVRVGAYYHDIGKIKRPFFFSENQVEGENPHDKLAPSLSTLIVTSHIRDGVELCREYGLPQAIVELIEQHHGSMLVSYFYQRACSEEHGECLEEEDFRYEGPKPQSKEAALLMLADACEASVRSLGKPNQNRIEMMVRKMIKERLHDGQLDECPLAFRDLEAIGDVFVRVLSSMFYTRIEYPDNLRDLERRKGKNGNSLKQPAGKDGSDPGDGGHSEEGAGESGRTLRA; from the coding sequence ATGAGGGAGTACCTGAGGTATTGGCAGACAATATGGCTGGTGCTGACAGAAGGACGAAATAAGCCGCTGCTCTGGCGGCTGTCCATATGGTGCGCCACCTTTTTTTGCGTTTTTGCCTTGTTGGGCGCAGATTTTGCTTTGGATTCTATGTCTTTTCGTCCCGGCGACGTGAGTGATCGCGACGTGTTAGCGCCGCGCAGCATTTCCTATGTGGACGTGGTGAAAACGGAGCGCTTAGAGTCCGACGTATTAAATAGCGTGCCAACGGTGTATGACCTGGATGGAGAAGTGCTGCGCAAGGCGGAACGGCGCGTTACGGAGATTTTTGACGCGGCTCGGCTGGCTTTGCGGGAGACGAATGTTTCCAAACGGGAAGAACTGTTAAATAGCATGGCGACGTCTTCTTTGCCAAAGGAATTTTTAACGCGACTGGCGCGGGCTGATGCGGAGCTGTTGGAACAGGGAGAACAGGTGAGCAAGCAAGCGCTGCGCCTGATTTTACTGCGCGGCGTGCGTGAAGAGGAAGTGGAAGTCGTACGCAAGCAATTACCGTCGGAGACGGCTTTGCTTACGGAGAACGCGGCGGCAGCGTCTTTGGCCAACGAGACGGCGCGGCTTCTTATGGCGCCTAATTTCTTTCAGAACGCCAAAGAGACGGAACGGCGACGTCAGCAGGCGCTGGGAAGTGTCGAACCGGTACGTGAGACCATAAAGAAGGGGCAAATGCTTGTGCGCCGGGGTGATGTTATTACGCCGGAGCACATCCAGGCCATGCGCGAGTCCGGCCTTTACCATGATACAGACATGCGCAAAGGACAGTTTGCAGGTTTGGCGGTTCTTGCCGCTTTGGTTTTGGGATTGGGAACTTTTTTCCTTTATAAGTTTATCCCGACGGTGTATCAGGATCCTAAACGTATGCTTTTGCTGAGTCTTATTGTCACGGTTACGTTGTTTCTGGGAAAGCTGGCTCATTTGTATTCGGATTATGCGGCGCCATTGGCAGCGGGTGTTCTTTTGAGCACCGTGCTGTTGGGTGCTAAAACCGGTTTTATGATCAGCGTAGTGCTGGGAGCCTTGTTTGGCGTTATTGCCGGCTTCGATTTGCGGCCGGTACTCATGATCATCTTGGGAAGCTGGATGGGCGTATTTGCACTTTCTCGCATTGATCACGGCTACAGTTTGCCTCGTACAGGCATTTGGATGGCCTTGGTGCAGGCGGTGACAGTATTGGCCATCGGCCTGCTGGATGATTTGGCCCCTGGTTACATCGGCGTGCAGACGGTTATTGCCGTGACGAACGGAATTGCTTCGGCAGTGATCACAATCGGCTTGCTGCCCTATTTGGAGCAAACTTTCAGCATTACTACGCCGATCAAGCTTCTTGATTTTTCAAGGCCCAATCATCCCCTGCTGCAGAGGCTGCTGTTTGAAGCGCCGGGTACGTATCACCACAGCGTGCTAGTGGGGAATTTGGCGGAAATGGCAGCGGAACGCGTCGGTGCAGATCCGTTGCTTGTACGTGTTGGCGCCTATTATCATGACATAGGGAAGATTAAGAGGCCTTTCTTTTTTAGTGAAAATCAAGTCGAAGGGGAAAATCCTCATGACAAGCTGGCGCCTTCGCTGAGCACTCTTATTGTTACCTCTCATATTCGTGACGGCGTGGAGCTATGCCGGGAGTACGGCCTGCCGCAGGCCATTGTTGAGTTGATCGAGCAGCATCACGGCTCGATGCTTGTTTCCTACTTTTATCAGCGCGCCTGCAGTGAAGAGCATGGCGAATGTCTGGAAGAAGAGGATTTTCGCTATGAAGGGCCTAAGCCGCAGAGCAAGGAGGCGGCGCTGCTTATGCTGGCTGACGCTTGTGAGGCTTCGGTTCGCTCCTTGGGAAAGCCAAATCAAAATCGCATTGAGATGATGGTGCGAAAAATGATCAAAGAGCGTCTTCATGACGGGCAACTGGATGAATGTCCCTTGGCTTTTCGCGATTTGGAGGCCATTGGCGATGTATTTGTGCGAGTCTTGTCCAGCATGTTTTATACCCGAATTGAGTATCCGGATAATTTGAGGGATTTGGAGAGGCGGAAAGGGAAAAATGGAAATAGTCTTAAGCAACCGGCAGGAAAAGATGGCAGTGACCCCGGCGATGGAGGACACAGTGAGGAAGGTGCTGGGGAAAGCGGCAGAACTTTACGGGCTTAG
- a CDS encoding PhoH family protein, whose translation MAQEVFFLDLHWTFSNMQEAVAILGRQDEFLRLFRERFACRILSRGEELNAHGEEAEVSRLEQLLQVLGQLYREGNPVTEHDIQYSLRMLEAGSGEALRQMFADKVAVTARGRQVRPKTIGQRIYLEAIRHHEITFGIGPAGTGKTYLAVAMAVHLLKQKVVERIILTRPAVEAGEKLGFLPGDLQDKVDPYLRPLYDALYDLLGVETVQRYLVKQTIEIAPLAYMRGRTLEDAFIILDEAQNTTPQQMKMFLTRLGFGSKMVVTGDITQVDLPRSIASGLRQAKKVVEGLQGVAVVELNEGDVVRHELVGRLIKAYEVFEEQGRQEERGISE comes from the coding sequence ATGGCGCAGGAGGTTTTCTTTTTGGATTTGCATTGGACGTTTTCAAACATGCAGGAAGCGGTAGCGATTTTGGGACGGCAGGATGAGTTTTTACGTCTGTTTCGCGAACGCTTTGCGTGCCGGATTTTATCGCGAGGCGAGGAATTAAACGCCCACGGCGAGGAAGCGGAAGTGTCTCGCCTGGAACAATTGCTGCAAGTGTTAGGGCAATTGTATCGTGAGGGGAATCCGGTTACAGAGCATGATATACAGTACAGTCTGCGCATGCTGGAAGCCGGTTCGGGCGAAGCGTTGCGGCAAATGTTTGCGGATAAGGTCGCTGTTACGGCGCGCGGCCGGCAGGTGAGGCCCAAAACCATTGGACAACGTATTTACTTGGAGGCCATTCGTCATCATGAGATTACCTTCGGTATCGGCCCTGCCGGTACAGGCAAGACCTATCTGGCGGTGGCGATGGCGGTGCACTTGTTGAAGCAAAAGGTCGTAGAACGGATTATTCTTACCCGGCCGGCAGTGGAAGCTGGAGAAAAACTTGGTTTTTTGCCTGGTGACCTTCAAGATAAGGTAGATCCTTATTTGCGGCCCTTATATGATGCATTGTATGACTTGTTAGGCGTAGAAACGGTGCAACGGTATCTTGTGAAGCAGACCATTGAAATTGCGCCGCTGGCGTATATGCGGGGGCGAACTTTGGAAGACGCCTTTATTATCCTAGATGAAGCGCAGAACACGACGCCGCAGCAAATGAAAATGTTCTTGACTCGTTTAGGCTTTGGGTCCAAGATGGTGGTGACTGGCGATATAACGCAGGTTGACTTGCCGCGCAGCATCGCATCCGGGTTACGGCAAGCCAAAAAGGTTGTCGAGGGATTGCAAGGAGTTGCCGTTGTGGAGCTTAACGAAGGCGATGTAGTGCGCCATGAACTAGTGGGGCGGCTTATTAAAGCCTATGAGGTATTTGAAGAGCAGGGACGGCAGGAGGAGCGAGGGATTTCCGAATGA
- the floA gene encoding flotillin-like protein FloA (flotillin-like protein involved in membrane lipid rafts), translating to MSALFGSVFVLFVAVVAIAVFLHFVPLGLWISALAAGVRVGIFTLVGMRLRRVPPAKIVMPLIKANKAGLEVNVNQLEAHFLAGGNVDRVVDALIAAQRAQIPLPFERSAAIDLAGRNVLEAVQMSVNPRVLETPLVSAVAMNGIELKIKARVTVRANIDRLVGGAGEATVLARVGEGIVTTVGSSHDHRDVLANPDHISRTVLGKGLDAGTAFEILSIDIADVDVGRNIGAELQTDQAEADKRIAQAKAEERRAMAVAKEQEMRAYTQEMQAKVVESQAEVPQALAAALRDGKLGALDYYNLSNLMADTKMRESIGSLAPEAAHDTPSRQGG from the coding sequence ATGAGTGCATTATTTGGTTCGGTTTTTGTCTTGTTTGTAGCGGTTGTGGCTATTGCGGTATTCTTGCATTTTGTACCTTTGGGTTTGTGGATTTCCGCATTGGCGGCAGGGGTGCGTGTGGGAATTTTTACGCTGGTGGGTATGCGCTTGCGCCGAGTACCTCCGGCTAAGATTGTGATGCCCTTGATCAAAGCGAACAAGGCCGGGTTGGAAGTAAATGTAAATCAGTTGGAGGCTCATTTTTTGGCCGGTGGCAATGTGGATCGGGTGGTGGATGCGCTTATTGCCGCACAGCGAGCGCAAATTCCGTTGCCTTTTGAACGTTCGGCGGCCATTGACTTGGCTGGTCGGAATGTGCTGGAGGCCGTGCAAATGAGCGTTAACCCCCGGGTGTTGGAAACGCCGCTAGTGTCAGCGGTGGCGATGAACGGCATTGAATTGAAAATTAAAGCGCGCGTGACGGTGCGGGCCAATATCGACCGTTTGGTGGGCGGTGCTGGCGAGGCTACAGTGTTGGCGCGCGTAGGCGAAGGCATTGTAACTACTGTCGGTTCTTCTCATGACCATCGTGATGTGTTAGCCAATCCGGATCATATTTCTCGCACGGTACTTGGAAAAGGACTGGATGCCGGTACCGCCTTTGAGATCCTGTCCATTGATATCGCCGATGTGGATGTAGGACGAAACATCGGCGCTGAGCTGCAAACCGATCAAGCGGAAGCGGATAAGCGAATTGCCCAAGCGAAAGCGGAAGAACGCCGTGCGATGGCTGTGGCCAAAGAACAGGAAATGCGCGCTTATACGCAGGAAATGCAGGCTAAAGTCGTTGAGTCTCAGGCGGAAGTTCCCCAAGCGCTGGCAGCGGCGCTGCGGGATGGGAAGCTAGGAGCGTTGGATTATTATAACTTGAGTAATCTCATGGCTGATACGAAAATGAGGGAATCCATCGGCAGCTTAGCGCCGGAAGCGGCGCATGACACGCCTTCGAGGCAAGGAGGCTGA
- a CDS encoding NfeD family protein, translated as MKRYVCLCLFMISCLLSPICEGAVSLVQVQGEINGVQAAKLSRAIENAEATGQEAILLEIDTFGGQVDAAVRMRDRLLRSQVPVFCYVQPRAWSAGALIALACDRIYMAPGSSIGAAEPIPATEKNIAALKAEFAATAGQRNRNVQAAAAMVDKTMGYAPYAAPGQILALTSLQAKEAGLADGVADSREEVLRLGGLAGSAVQQRQEQWQDGLAAFLAHPLVKSLLVAVLFLAVMTEIKTAGTGVAGLIGLGAAVLLFGEPWLGGSGLGLETWLFTGGVLCMLIEMVVPGFGVFGVLGIAGILGGVFLALGGDGAAVGWMALSLLIASILFWWLLKRLPSSPLGRHLILEDAETTAAGFMTQTVRQELLGKTGTVVTPLRLAGTVRLEDELLDVVSEGEYLPAGCKVVVSQLRGATIVVRRYHEEEEEK; from the coding sequence ATGAAGCGGTATGTTTGCCTGTGCTTGTTTATGATAAGCTGTTTGTTGTCTCCTATTTGTGAAGGAGCTGTTTCCTTGGTGCAAGTGCAGGGAGAAATTAACGGTGTACAGGCGGCCAAATTATCCCGAGCCATTGAAAACGCGGAGGCAACGGGGCAAGAGGCGATTTTGTTGGAGATTGATACCTTTGGTGGGCAGGTAGATGCCGCCGTGCGCATGCGGGATCGCCTGCTGCGTTCGCAGGTACCTGTGTTTTGCTATGTGCAGCCTCGGGCCTGGTCGGCTGGAGCGTTGATCGCTTTGGCTTGCGATCGGATTTATATGGCTCCCGGGAGCAGCATTGGCGCGGCTGAACCCATTCCGGCTACAGAAAAGAATATTGCAGCTTTGAAGGCGGAATTTGCGGCAACCGCCGGACAGCGAAATCGCAATGTCCAGGCAGCGGCGGCGATGGTGGACAAAACCATGGGGTATGCGCCCTATGCAGCGCCTGGACAAATTTTAGCTCTTACCTCTCTGCAGGCTAAAGAAGCAGGCTTGGCGGACGGCGTGGCTGATAGCCGTGAAGAGGTATTGCGCTTGGGCGGCTTGGCTGGCAGCGCGGTTCAGCAAAGGCAGGAGCAGTGGCAGGATGGGTTGGCGGCTTTTTTGGCGCATCCCTTAGTAAAATCATTACTTGTTGCTGTTTTGTTTTTAGCGGTTATGACGGAAATAAAAACCGCTGGCACCGGTGTAGCCGGCTTGATAGGCCTTGGGGCGGCGGTTTTGCTTTTTGGCGAGCCATGGCTTGGCGGCAGTGGTCTTGGTTTAGAGACCTGGCTGTTTACCGGCGGCGTTTTATGTATGTTGATAGAGATGGTTGTTCCAGGCTTTGGTGTTTTCGGCGTCTTGGGGATTGCCGGTATTCTGGGCGGAGTGTTTCTTGCGTTAGGAGGAGATGGCGCCGCAGTAGGCTGGATGGCTTTAAGCCTGCTTATAGCTTCAATTTTGTTCTGGTGGCTGCTGAAACGGCTGCCATCCAGTCCCTTGGGACGTCACCTGATCTTGGAGGATGCGGAAACAACGGCTGCAGGGTTTATGACGCAGACGGTGCGCCAAGAGCTGCTGGGGAAAACCGGTACAGTAGTGACGCCGCTGCGCCTAGCCGGCACGGTTCGCCTGGAGGACGAGCTTCTTGATGTCGTTTCAGAGGGAGAATATCTTCCTGCCGGCTGTAAAGTGGTTGTGAGTCAGTTGCGAGGCGCTACGATTGTCGTGCGCAGATATCATGAAGAGGAGGAAGAAAAATGA
- a CDS encoding GatB/YqeY domain-containing protein yields MSLQERLTEDVKTAMKAREAGKSRLSVLRMVKASIRNIEIDRKKELNDEDVLDVLAKEVKMRRDSMDDFRKGNRPDLVAALEEEIAILAEYLPAQLSEEEVRALVDQAVSKAQATTAKDMGKVMAILMPQVKGKADGKLVNTLVRERLNQ; encoded by the coding sequence ATGTCGTTACAAGAACGATTAACTGAGGACGTAAAAACGGCCATGAAAGCGCGGGAAGCCGGCAAAAGCCGTCTAAGCGTGCTGCGCATGGTCAAGGCCAGCATTCGAAACATTGAAATTGATCGTAAGAAAGAATTGAACGATGAAGACGTTTTGGATGTATTGGCTAAAGAAGTGAAAATGCGCCGAGATTCCATGGATGACTTCCGTAAAGGAAATCGGCCGGACTTGGTAGCTGCACTTGAGGAAGAAATTGCCATTTTGGCTGAATATCTTCCTGCGCAATTGAGCGAGGAAGAGGTTCGCGCGTTGGTAGACCAGGCAGTATCCAAAGCCCAGGCAACCACAGCAAAGGATATGGGAAAAGTTATGGCTATTCTCATGCCCCAAGTGAAAGGTAAAGCCGATGGGAAATTGGTAAATACGCTGGTGCGTGAACGACTCAATCAATAA
- the rpsU gene encoding 30S ribosomal protein S21 encodes MSEVKVGKNETIDSALRRFKRTCQKAGTLAEVRKREHYEKPSVRRKKKSEAARKRRYH; translated from the coding sequence ATGTCAGAAGTCAAGGTAGGAAAAAACGAAACCATTGATAGCGCACTCCGTAGATTCAAGCGTACCTGCCAGAAGGCCGGAACACTTGCTGAAGTGAGAAAACGCGAGCACTATGAAAAACCTAGCGTCCGTCGCAAGAAAAAATCCGAGGCTGCCCGCAAACGCCGCTACCATTAA
- a CDS encoding histidine triad nucleotide-binding protein encodes MSQDCIFCKIAQKEIPSQIVYEDEQVLVFHDIQPAAPVHVLAIPKRHIDHLLAIEESDAPLLTHMMKVIAKVAASLGLEEKGFRVVSNIKEDGGQTVGHLHWHILGGRSMQWPPG; translated from the coding sequence ATGTCACAGGATTGTATCTTTTGCAAAATAGCGCAAAAAGAAATTCCTTCTCAAATTGTGTATGAGGATGAACAGGTATTGGTTTTTCATGATATTCAACCGGCGGCGCCGGTTCATGTATTAGCCATTCCCAAACGCCATATCGATCATTTACTGGCCATTGAGGAAAGCGATGCTCCTCTATTGACGCACATGATGAAGGTGATTGCCAAAGTAGCGGCTTCTTTGGGTCTGGAGGAGAAGGGCTTTCGGGTGGTCAGCAATATTAAGGAAGATGGCGGTCAGACGGTGGGACATTTGCATTGGCATATTCTCGGCGGCAGATCAATGCAGTGGCCGCCAGGCTAA
- the mtaB gene encoding tRNA (N(6)-L-threonylcarbamoyladenosine(37)-C(2))-methylthiotransferase MtaB, with protein sequence MSKVAFMTLGCKVNQADTEAMQGLFAARGYEVAPFDSVADVYVLNTCSVTHLGERKSRQAIRRAIRTNPEAVVAVTGCYAQVAAAEVAAIPGVDLIVGTQDRQRIVDLAEQAAQEDGQVQAVGDIMAANVFEDVPVAEEAPGRTRAFLKIQEGCENYCTYCIIPYARGRLRSRSLESVRREAAKLIRQGFAEIVLTGIHLGAYGREWQDENRTLAAAVREILALPGLGRLRISSMESIEVEPELLQLMCQDGRLCPHLHLPLQGGDNRLLQRMNRHYTTEDFAEQAAEIRGLLPEVAISTDIIVGFPGETEEMFANSLTFVERLGFAKVHVFPYSRRVGTPAASYAQQVPEYVKKERVQRMQEVAAKRVACFAAAFVGRTMEVLFEHPGSDGRPTGLTGNYLRVKLPPQKEDLAGRTLKVRLLELREDWLEGSLSET encoded by the coding sequence ATGTCAAAAGTAGCCTTTATGACATTAGGCTGCAAAGTCAATCAGGCGGATACGGAAGCCATGCAGGGGCTGTTTGCCGCCCGGGGTTATGAAGTGGCGCCTTTTGATTCTGTGGCTGATGTATATGTATTAAACACCTGTTCGGTTACGCATTTAGGTGAAAGAAAATCACGCCAAGCTATTCGCCGGGCCATACGAACAAATCCGGAAGCGGTTGTGGCGGTTACCGGCTGCTATGCGCAAGTGGCGGCGGCGGAAGTGGCGGCTATTCCCGGTGTGGATCTTATCGTGGGCACTCAAGATCGTCAACGCATTGTTGATTTGGCGGAGCAGGCGGCCCAGGAAGACGGACAAGTTCAGGCAGTCGGCGATATTATGGCGGCTAACGTCTTTGAAGATGTGCCTGTAGCGGAAGAAGCGCCCGGGCGGACGCGCGCTTTTCTGAAAATCCAGGAAGGGTGCGAAAATTACTGCACCTATTGTATTATTCCTTATGCCAGAGGACGGCTGCGGTCGCGTTCTTTGGAGAGCGTGCGCCGTGAAGCGGCCAAGTTGATTCGCCAAGGTTTTGCGGAGATTGTGCTGACTGGCATTCATTTAGGCGCTTACGGACGAGAATGGCAGGATGAAAATAGAACTTTGGCGGCAGCGGTCCGGGAAATTTTAGCCTTACCTGGGTTGGGACGCTTGCGCATTAGTTCCATGGAATCCATTGAAGTGGAGCCGGAATTGCTCCAATTAATGTGCCAGGATGGGCGGCTGTGCCCGCATCTGCATTTGCCGTTGCAAGGGGGCGACAACCGCTTGCTGCAGAGGATGAACCGGCATTATACCACAGAGGATTTTGCCGAGCAGGCGGCAGAAATTCGAGGCCTCCTGCCTGAGGTAGCTATTTCCACCGATATTATTGTTGGTTTTCCCGGGGAAACAGAAGAAATGTTTGCTAATTCGCTGACTTTTGTAGAGCGTCTTGGCTTTGCGAAGGTGCATGTGTTTCCGTACTCGCGTCGGGTCGGAACACCGGCGGCATCCTACGCGCAACAAGTGCCGGAGTACGTGAAAAAAGAGCGGGTACAGAGGATGCAGGAAGTGGCGGCTAAAAGAGTTGCTTGCTTTGCGGCAGCGTTTGTCGGGCGCACCATGGAGGTTCTTTTTGAGCATCCGGGTTCTGACGGCAGGCCAACAGGGTTGACTGGTAATTATCTGCGGGTAAAGCTGCCGCCTCAGAAGGAGGACTTGGCAGGGCGTACGCTGAAAGTACGGCTTTTGGAGCTTCGTGAAGACTGGCTGGAAGGTAGTTTGAGCGAAACTTGA
- a CDS encoding 16S rRNA (uracil(1498)-N(3))-methyltransferase yields MRRFFLRSLDDAELTGTEALHAAKVLRLQPGAVIAVCDAAGRSAEAEVTAVSEERVTLQVLRLLEETAEAELGLHILQGLAKGEKMEWVLQKTVELGCRFFAPIAAERSVLRLDAKKAAAKQERWERIAMEAAKQCKRSRIPEVKPVASLEAALAALPEGALLLVLYEDEQSLGLKEALAALQERPQEVAVLIGPEGGLTQREVALARQYGALVVRMGPRILRTETAAVAAAAVVMYELGDLGGTSCQK; encoded by the coding sequence GTGAGACGGTTTTTCTTGCGTTCTCTGGATGACGCTGAGTTGACAGGGACGGAGGCGCTGCATGCGGCAAAAGTGCTGCGGCTGCAGCCAGGTGCGGTCATTGCGGTTTGCGACGCAGCGGGGCGCAGCGCAGAAGCCGAAGTGACAGCTGTATCCGAGGAACGGGTTACGCTACAGGTGCTCCGCCTGCTAGAGGAAACCGCAGAAGCAGAGCTTGGACTGCATATTTTGCAAGGCTTGGCTAAAGGCGAGAAAATGGAATGGGTGCTGCAAAAAACGGTTGAATTGGGTTGCCGATTTTTTGCGCCTATAGCCGCTGAACGCAGTGTGTTGCGTCTTGATGCTAAAAAGGCTGCAGCAAAACAGGAGCGCTGGGAACGCATTGCCATGGAAGCGGCTAAACAGTGCAAACGCAGTCGCATTCCAGAGGTAAAGCCGGTGGCTTCGCTGGAAGCTGCCTTGGCAGCGCTGCCTGAGGGCGCGCTGCTTTTAGTCTTATACGAAGATGAGCAAAGCTTGGGCCTTAAGGAAGCGTTGGCGGCGCTGCAAGAGCGCCCGCAAGAAGTCGCTGTGCTTATCGGGCCGGAGGGAGGCCTAACACAGCGAGAGGTGGCTCTGGCTCGCCAATATGGCGCGTTGGTAGTGCGTATGGGACCGCGCATTTTGCGGACCGAGACGGCTGCGGTGGCTGCGGCTGCAGTTGTAATGTACGAGCTGGGAGATTTGGGAGGAACATCATGTCAAAAGTAG
- the prmA gene encoding 50S ribosomal protein L11 methyltransferase, with protein MKWTEISIATTHEATEAVANIFHDLGASGVVIEDPELINSYRRSGTWDYCELPEQEDVETVVVKAYLPVDEELEEKLRCFERRVNELAQHNLDKGRGTIAYKEIQEEDWATSWKEYFHPVKIGERIVIKPSWESYQPLPEELVIELDPGMAFGTGTHHTTMLCCRALEEVVIPGQVIFDVGTGSGILAVAAAKLGAATVRAVDLDSVAVRVAKENVVMNHVEDCVEVREGDLLTGFSGQADVVVANIIADVIIRLLPDIPGRLREGGAFIGSGIISERLPDVTAVLREQGLSVEKVMEEGGWVAIIARKGGA; from the coding sequence ATGAAATGGACAGAAATAAGCATTGCCACGACACATGAGGCTACGGAGGCGGTGGCCAATATTTTTCACGACCTCGGAGCAAGCGGCGTCGTCATTGAAGATCCGGAACTGATTAATTCATACCGGCGTTCCGGTACCTGGGACTATTGCGAGCTTCCGGAGCAGGAAGACGTGGAGACCGTTGTGGTTAAAGCCTATTTGCCTGTTGATGAGGAGCTGGAGGAGAAGCTGCGTTGCTTTGAACGGCGGGTTAATGAATTAGCGCAGCATAATTTGGATAAAGGTCGAGGCACGATTGCCTACAAGGAAATCCAAGAAGAAGATTGGGCTACTTCTTGGAAGGAATATTTTCATCCTGTCAAAATTGGCGAGAGAATCGTTATAAAGCCCTCTTGGGAAAGCTATCAACCGTTGCCGGAGGAATTGGTCATTGAGCTGGACCCCGGCATGGCTTTTGGCACCGGCACGCATCATACGACCATGCTTTGCTGTCGGGCCCTCGAAGAAGTAGTGATTCCTGGTCAGGTTATTTTTGATGTGGGAACCGGCTCCGGCATTTTGGCGGTAGCGGCTGCTAAACTGGGAGCCGCCACTGTTCGCGCCGTAGATTTGGACAGTGTAGCGGTGCGGGTGGCTAAGGAAAACGTAGTCATGAATCATGTAGAAGACTGCGTAGAAGTGCGCGAAGGCGACTTGCTGACCGGTTTTAGCGGCCAAGCCGACGTAGTAGTGGCCAATATTATAGCGGATGTGATTATACGTCTGCTGCCGGATATCCCAGGGCGTTTGCGCGAGGGCGGCGCCTTTATTGGCAGCGGTATTATCTCTGAACGCCTGCCGGATGTAACGGCGGTTTTAAGGGAGCAGGGGCTAAGCGTGGAAAAGGTAATGGAAGAAGGCGGCTGGGTAGCGATCATTGCCAGAAAAGGCGGCGCATAA